One part of the Bradyrhizobium sp. CB1650 genome encodes these proteins:
- a CDS encoding cyclopropane-fatty-acyl-phospholipid synthase: MPNAISVTPDNVETVLADLPRIVRLALAFGSRLRRGTLDVILPDGRVIRLGGLEAGPNAIMRLHNFGFASRLINGGDIGIAEAYLAGDWDTPDLTQFLLVFCVNHDLIQTMLRDKPLIRFVQVVRHWFNRNTRRQARRNIHAHYDIGNAFYSAWLDPSMTYSSALFEETTTDLTAAQTNKYRRLAEALDLRPGQKLLEIGCGWGGFAEFAAKTFGAHVVGLTISTEQRDFAQKRIHEAGLSEKVEIRLQDYRDERDRYDRIASIEMIEAVGEQFWPKYFAQMRDRLLPDGLAGIQAITIQDKLFQSYRREVDFIQRYVFPGGMLPSPAVLKSLGDKFGVPVIRERIFGQDYAKTLATWRNNFRAAWPSLAPLGFDDRFRRLWEYYLSYCEAGFLSGNIDVRQVIFAKQQ; encoded by the coding sequence ATGCCGAACGCCATCTCGGTGACCCCCGACAACGTGGAGACGGTGCTCGCCGACCTGCCGCGCATTGTTCGCCTCGCGCTGGCCTTCGGCTCCCGCCTGAGACGCGGCACGCTCGACGTCATTCTGCCCGATGGCCGTGTGATCCGGCTCGGCGGCCTGGAGGCCGGCCCGAATGCAATCATGCGGTTGCATAATTTCGGCTTCGCTTCGCGGCTGATCAACGGCGGCGACATCGGAATCGCGGAAGCCTATCTCGCCGGCGACTGGGACACGCCCGACCTTACGCAATTCCTGCTGGTGTTCTGCGTCAACCACGACCTGATCCAGACCATGCTGCGCGACAAGCCGCTGATCCGGTTCGTCCAGGTCGTCCGGCACTGGTTCAACCGCAATACCCGCCGCCAGGCGCGGCGCAACATCCACGCCCATTACGACATCGGCAACGCATTCTATTCGGCCTGGCTCGATCCGAGCATGACCTACTCCTCGGCGTTGTTCGAGGAGACCACCACCGATCTCACCGCCGCGCAGACCAACAAGTATCGCAGGCTTGCCGAAGCGCTCGATCTCCGCCCCGGCCAGAAGCTGCTCGAGATCGGCTGCGGCTGGGGCGGCTTCGCCGAATTTGCCGCCAAGACTTTTGGCGCGCACGTGGTGGGGTTGACCATCTCGACCGAGCAGCGTGATTTTGCGCAAAAGCGGATTCACGAAGCGGGCCTGTCCGAGAAAGTCGAGATCCGGCTGCAGGATTATCGCGACGAGCGCGATCGCTACGACCGGATCGCCTCGATCGAGATGATCGAGGCCGTCGGCGAGCAGTTCTGGCCGAAATATTTCGCGCAGATGCGTGACCGACTGCTGCCGGACGGCCTCGCCGGCATCCAGGCCATCACCATCCAGGACAAGCTGTTCCAGAGCTACCGGCGCGAGGTCGACTTCATCCAGCGCTATGTGTTTCCGGGCGGCATGCTGCCCTCGCCCGCCGTGCTCAAATCGCTCGGGGACAAATTCGGCGTTCCCGTCATCCGCGAGCGCATCTTCGGGCAAGATTATGCCAAGACGCTTGCCACTTGGCGAAATAACTTCCGCGCGGCATGGCCAAGCCTCGCCCCACTCGGCTTCGATGACCGGTTCCGGCGGCTGTGGGAGTATTATCTCTCCTATTGCGAGGCCGGATTCCTTTCCGGGAATATCGATGTCCGGCAGGTCATCTTCGCAAAGCAGCAATAA
- a CDS encoding cysteine synthase A: MTIRNDVVEAIGNTPLIKLERASELTGCTILGKAEFMNPGQSVKDRAGKWMILEAEKRGDLRPGGLVVEATAGNTGIGLAVVASARGYRTLIVIPETQSQEKKDFLKLCGAELIEVPALPYANPNNYQHVGRRLADELRKTEPNGVLFADQWNNLDNAKAHYESTGPEIWEQTGGKVDGFVCSVGSGGTLAGVSRYLKEKNKNVRIACADPHGAGMYEYFRTGEAKATSGGSITEGIGLNRATAIVETAKVDDSYLIPDAEAVSVIYELLQHEGLCLGGSTGINIVGAMRLAKQLGPGKTVVTVLCDSGSRYQSKLFNADFMRAKNLPVPEWLEKRSNIKPPFV, from the coding sequence ATGACCATTCGAAACGACGTTGTCGAAGCCATCGGCAATACCCCGCTCATCAAGCTCGAGCGCGCCTCGGAATTGACCGGCTGCACCATTCTTGGCAAGGCCGAGTTCATGAATCCCGGTCAGTCGGTCAAGGACCGCGCCGGCAAATGGATGATCCTGGAGGCCGAGAAGCGCGGCGATTTGCGGCCCGGCGGCCTCGTGGTGGAAGCGACCGCCGGCAACACCGGCATCGGCCTTGCCGTGGTTGCAAGCGCGCGCGGCTACCGGACGCTGATCGTGATCCCTGAGACGCAGAGCCAGGAGAAGAAGGACTTTCTGAAGTTGTGCGGCGCCGAGCTCATCGAAGTGCCGGCCCTGCCTTACGCCAATCCCAACAACTACCAGCACGTCGGCCGGCGGCTTGCCGACGAGCTCCGCAAGACCGAGCCCAATGGCGTGCTGTTCGCCGATCAGTGGAACAATCTCGACAATGCGAAGGCGCATTACGAATCCACCGGGCCGGAGATATGGGAGCAGACCGGCGGCAAGGTCGACGGCTTCGTCTGCTCGGTCGGCAGCGGCGGCACGCTGGCCGGCGTCAGCCGCTATCTCAAGGAGAAGAACAAGAACGTCAGGATCGCCTGCGCCGATCCGCATGGTGCCGGCATGTACGAGTATTTCCGGACAGGCGAAGCCAAGGCGACGTCGGGCGGCTCGATCACCGAGGGCATCGGGCTCAACCGCGCGACCGCGATCGTCGAGACCGCGAAGGTGGACGATTCCTATCTCATTCCCGACGCCGAAGCCGTCAGCGTGATCTACGAGCTGCTACAGCACGAAGGCCTGTGCCTCGGCGGCTCGACCGGCATCAACATCGTCGGCGCCATGCGCCTCGCCAAGCAGCTCGGACCGGGCAAGACCGTCGTCACCGTGCTCTGCGATTCCGGCAGCCGCTATCAGTCAAAGCTATTCAATGCAGACTTCATGCGCGCCAAGAACTTGCCCGTGCCGGAGTGGCTGGAGAAGCGCAGCAACATCAAGCCCCCGTTCGTTTGA
- a CDS encoding ABC transporter permease subunit (The N-terminal region of this protein, as described by TIGR01726, is a three transmembrane segment that identifies a subfamily of ABC transporter permease subunits, which specificities that include histidine, arginine, glutamine, glutamate, L-cystine (sic), the opines (in Agrobacterium) octopine and nopaline, etc.), with protein sequence MSTEARKPPPQIALKIRRMLGGKAGWNGVAVQFAFAAVLGWIGYEIISNARANLENQHIAAGFGFLRNNAGFDVNQTLISYTGSDTFLRVFVVGLLNTLVVSVVGIVFATVIGFIVALCRLSPSWLLSRVGEIYVEVIRNLPLLFQILFWYLAVLAALPNPRQSISFLGIAFISNRGLVIPRPIGESGFEPFLTILAFGIIASLALRIYARRALFRDGRMIVIWPSVLGLVFGLPLVSMLVFGPPFTFELPQLKGFNFAGGSRIIPEFVALTVALSTYTASFIAEIVRAGILSVHKGQMEAGSSLGLSRGSTLRLIVLPQAMRVIVPPLTNQYLNLTKNSSLAVAIGYPDLVSVFAGTSLSQTGQAIEIIAMTMGVYLLISLVTSAVMSIYGWRISRSLGA encoded by the coding sequence ATGAGCACCGAGGCCCGAAAACCGCCGCCCCAGATCGCGCTGAAGATCAGGCGCATGCTGGGCGGCAAGGCCGGCTGGAACGGCGTCGCCGTCCAGTTTGCCTTCGCGGCGGTCCTGGGCTGGATCGGCTATGAGATCATCTCCAACGCCCGTGCCAACCTGGAAAACCAGCATATTGCCGCCGGATTCGGCTTCCTCAGGAACAACGCTGGCTTCGACGTCAATCAGACCCTGATCTCCTATACAGGCTCGGACACGTTCTTGCGCGTGTTCGTGGTCGGGCTCCTGAACACGCTCGTGGTCTCGGTGGTGGGCATTGTCTTTGCCACCGTGATCGGCTTCATCGTCGCGCTGTGCCGGCTTTCGCCCAGTTGGCTGCTGTCGCGCGTCGGCGAGATCTATGTCGAGGTCATCCGCAACCTGCCGCTCCTGTTCCAGATCCTGTTCTGGTACCTGGCGGTGCTCGCGGCCTTGCCGAACCCGCGGCAGAGCATTTCGTTTCTCGGCATCGCCTTCATCAGCAACCGCGGACTGGTTATTCCCCGCCCGATCGGTGAATCCGGTTTCGAGCCGTTTCTGACGATACTTGCGTTCGGCATAATTGCCTCGCTCGCGCTGCGGATCTATGCGCGGCGGGCGCTGTTCCGGGACGGCAGGATGATCGTCATCTGGCCCTCCGTGCTGGGCCTCGTGTTCGGGCTACCGCTCGTCTCAATGCTGGTCTTCGGTCCGCCCTTCACCTTCGAGCTGCCGCAGCTCAAGGGCTTCAATTTCGCCGGCGGCTCGCGGATCATCCCGGAGTTCGTGGCGCTGACGGTGGCCTTGTCGACCTATACCGCCTCCTTCATCGCCGAAATCGTGCGGGCCGGCATCCTGTCCGTCCACAAGGGACAGATGGAGGCGGGATCATCGCTGGGCCTGAGCCGCGGCAGCACGCTCCGGCTGATTGTCCTGCCACAGGCGATGCGCGTCATCGTCCCGCCGCTGACCAACCAGTACCTCAACCTCACCAAAAATTCCTCGCTGGCGGTCGCGATCGGCTATCCTGATCTGGTTTCCGTGTTCGCCGGCACGTCGCTGAGCCAGACCGGGCAGGCGATAGAGATCATCGCCATGACGATGGGAGTTTATCTGTTGATCTCGCTGGTCACCAGCGCCGTCATGAGCATCTACGGTTGGCGCATCAGCCGGAGCCTGGGCGCATGA
- a CDS encoding amino acid ABC transporter ATP-binding protein translates to MTANPIVKITGLNKWYGDFHVLRDIDLEVERGERIVICGPSGSGKSTLIRCINALEEFQEGEIVVDGIELGPNLKHIDAVRREVGMVFQSFNLFPHLTVLDNCTLAPIWVRNIPKKDAETTAMKFLERVKIPHQANKFPGQMSGGQQQRVAIARALTMNPKVMLFDEPTSALDPEMVKEVLDTMVDLAREGMTMLVVTHEMGFAKEVANRVVFMDAGQIIEANTPGEFFANPQHARSKLFLSQILR, encoded by the coding sequence ATGACAGCCAATCCGATCGTCAAGATTACCGGTCTCAACAAGTGGTACGGCGATTTTCACGTGCTGCGCGACATCGACCTCGAGGTCGAGAGGGGCGAACGCATCGTGATCTGCGGCCCCTCGGGCTCGGGCAAGTCGACGCTGATCCGCTGCATCAATGCGCTCGAGGAATTCCAGGAGGGCGAGATCGTCGTCGACGGCATCGAACTCGGGCCGAACCTCAAGCACATCGACGCGGTTCGCCGTGAGGTCGGCATGGTGTTCCAGAGTTTCAATCTATTCCCGCATCTGACCGTGCTGGACAATTGCACGCTGGCGCCGATCTGGGTCCGCAACATCCCCAAGAAGGATGCCGAGACGACCGCGATGAAGTTTCTGGAGCGGGTCAAGATCCCGCATCAGGCCAACAAGTTTCCGGGGCAGATGTCCGGCGGCCAGCAGCAGCGCGTCGCAATCGCGCGGGCGCTGACGATGAATCCGAAGGTCATGCTGTTCGACGAGCCGACTTCGGCGCTCGATCCCGAAATGGTCAAGGAGGTGCTCGACACCATGGTCGACCTCGCCCGGGAGGGCATGACCATGCTGGTCGTCACTCACGAGATGGGCTTTGCGAAGGAGGTCGCCAACCGCGTGGTGTTCATGGATGCCGGCCAGATCATCGAGGCCAACACGCCCGGCGAATTCTTCGCCAACCCGCAACACGCGCGCTCGAAGCTGTTCTTGAGCCAGATTTTGCGATAG
- a CDS encoding efflux transporter outer membrane subunit encodes MDVTQEVPAVAVRRSLGSASRTLRAARWLAVLCLAAGSGACVLTQDLPDPALDVPAKYKYAGKPDAAPTLDWWRGFRSTELTQLMEEAQTVNLDIAAAVSRIVEADAQARQAGAALLPSVSGTGSEAYSRTSGSSASGLSIGGREVVNYSASLSASYQLDFWGQNRDALQSAEETAHATRFDRDVVALTTLAGVANAYFQVLASQDRLKTAQGNIASAQRILDAIRERRKAGTGTDLDVAQQESVLANQKALVPPLRQTLDQNVNALAVLVSRPPESVRVLGGSLNRVAIPKVTPGLPSELLTQRPDIRRQEAQLAAATANVGNARAQFFPSIQLTGNGGYQSSALVSLFQPHAAFFQLVGSATQPIFDGGKILGNFEYAKARQDELLQTYRKTIVQAFADVDNALFSIKQTTIRLQLQRDVVASSRRAFDLAEQQLRAGTADIVAVLNVQQTLFQAEDALWQAQLARLLAIVSLYQALGGGWEPRMEKPVNAL; translated from the coding sequence GTGGATGTGACACAGGAAGTCCCGGCGGTCGCCGTGCGGCGATCCCTTGGTTCGGCTTCCCGGACGCTGCGTGCGGCGCGCTGGCTCGCGGTGCTGTGTCTTGCAGCAGGCTCGGGCGCTTGCGTGCTGACCCAGGATCTGCCCGATCCCGCGCTCGATGTTCCTGCAAAATACAAATATGCCGGCAAGCCCGACGCAGCGCCGACGCTGGATTGGTGGCGGGGCTTCCGCTCGACGGAACTGACGCAGCTTATGGAAGAGGCGCAGACCGTCAATCTCGACATCGCGGCCGCGGTCTCGCGAATCGTCGAGGCCGACGCCCAGGCGCGGCAGGCCGGCGCGGCGCTGCTGCCGAGCGTGTCGGGCACCGGATCGGAGGCCTATTCGCGCACGTCCGGCTCGAGCGCGTCGGGCCTTTCCATCGGCGGACGCGAGGTCGTCAACTATTCGGCCTCGCTGAGCGCAAGCTATCAGCTCGACTTCTGGGGCCAGAACCGCGACGCGTTGCAGTCGGCGGAGGAAACCGCGCATGCGACCCGTTTCGACCGCGACGTCGTCGCACTGACGACGCTTGCCGGCGTCGCCAATGCCTATTTCCAGGTACTGGCGTCGCAGGATCGTCTGAAGACTGCGCAGGGCAACATCGCCAGCGCGCAGCGCATCCTCGATGCCATCCGTGAACGCCGCAAGGCCGGTACCGGTACCGATCTCGACGTCGCCCAGCAGGAGAGCGTGCTTGCGAACCAGAAGGCGCTGGTGCCGCCATTGCGCCAAACGCTCGACCAGAACGTCAATGCGCTCGCCGTGCTGGTGTCGCGCCCGCCGGAGAGCGTGCGCGTTCTCGGCGGCTCGCTGAACCGCGTCGCGATTCCCAAGGTGACGCCGGGCCTGCCGTCCGAGCTGCTGACGCAGCGGCCCGACATACGACGGCAGGAGGCCCAGCTCGCCGCCGCGACCGCCAATGTCGGCAACGCCCGCGCACAGTTCTTCCCGAGCATCCAGCTTACCGGCAATGGCGGCTATCAGAGCTCTGCGCTTGTCTCGCTATTCCAGCCGCATGCCGCGTTCTTCCAGCTCGTCGGCAGCGCGACGCAGCCGATCTTCGACGGCGGCAAGATTCTCGGCAATTTCGAGTATGCCAAGGCGCGCCAGGATGAATTGCTGCAGACCTATCGCAAGACCATCGTCCAGGCCTTCGCCGACGTCGACAACGCGCTGTTCTCGATCAAGCAGACGACGATCAGGCTGCAATTGCAGCGCGACGTCGTCGCCTCGTCCCGGCGCGCCTTCGACCTCGCCGAGCAGCAATTGCGCGCCGGAACGGCCGACATCGTGGCCGTGCTGAACGTCCAGCAGACACTATTTCAGGCGGAAGATGCGTTATGGCAGGCGCAGCTCGCGCGGCTGCTGGCAATCGTCAGCCTGTATCAGGCACTCGGCGGCGGCTGGGAGCCGAGGATGGAGAAACCGGTCAATGCTCTTTAA
- a CDS encoding efflux RND transporter periplasmic adaptor subunit yields the protein MLFKPDTKEGTKEGTAKKSSRGRGFVMTLITLAILGGLGYVGWTAMHQQPQQGNGRNARPDLPVPVLAATPRIQDVPVYLDGVGAIRALNTVTVRSQVDGKLIAVNFTEGQDVKKSDVLAEIDPAIYQAQYDQAVAKKAQDQAQLANQRIDLTRYEQLAASNAGSKQQADTQRALVAQTEALVKADQAAIDNAAATLSYTKIVAPISGRAGLRQVDQGNIIHAADTTGLVVITQLQPIAAWFSLPQQQITRVNAAAAKGPLAVDVFGNDGVTVIDTGRLTGIDNQVDPTTGTLKLKAEFPNANYQLWPGQFVNVRLRVETLSQALVVPTSAVQRGPIGTFSYVIGEGDVVSAKPVTVTQQNEHDAVIASGLSPNDRVVTTGFANLSDGSKVVVGRDDQTPSADLAPRKRSRGPQGNDGQKGGQAKDGQAKDQPSREGAKESQERRAKRMSGEGDQKGQTGPAQGAESSGGGAKQP from the coding sequence ATGCTCTTTAAGCCGGATACCAAGGAAGGCACGAAGGAGGGGACCGCGAAAAAATCCTCGCGCGGTCGCGGCTTCGTCATGACGCTGATCACCCTCGCGATCCTCGGCGGCCTCGGATATGTCGGCTGGACCGCGATGCATCAGCAGCCGCAGCAGGGCAATGGCCGCAACGCGCGGCCCGATCTGCCGGTACCGGTGCTGGCGGCGACGCCGCGCATCCAGGACGTGCCGGTTTATCTCGACGGCGTCGGCGCGATCCGCGCCCTCAACACCGTGACCGTACGCTCGCAGGTCGACGGCAAGCTGATCGCGGTCAACTTCACCGAAGGCCAGGACGTCAAGAAAAGCGATGTGCTGGCCGAGATCGATCCCGCCATCTACCAGGCACAGTACGATCAGGCGGTTGCGAAGAAGGCGCAGGATCAGGCCCAGCTCGCCAACCAGCGCATCGATCTGACGCGCTACGAACAGCTCGCCGCCTCCAACGCCGGCTCCAAACAGCAGGCCGACACGCAGCGCGCGCTGGTCGCGCAGACCGAGGCGCTGGTCAAGGCCGACCAGGCCGCGATCGACAATGCGGCGGCAACGCTGAGCTACACCAAGATCGTGGCGCCGATCTCGGGCCGCGCCGGTCTCCGCCAGGTCGACCAGGGCAACATCATCCACGCCGCCGACACGACCGGCCTCGTCGTGATCACGCAGCTTCAGCCGATCGCGGCGTGGTTCAGCCTGCCGCAGCAGCAGATCACCCGTGTCAACGCGGCTGCCGCCAAGGGCCCGCTCGCCGTCGACGTGTTCGGCAATGACGGCGTGACCGTGATCGACACCGGCAGGCTGACCGGCATCGACAACCAGGTCGATCCGACCACCGGCACGCTCAAGCTCAAGGCGGAATTCCCCAACGCCAATTACCAGCTCTGGCCGGGCCAGTTCGTCAATGTCCGCCTCAGGGTCGAGACGTTGTCGCAGGCGCTGGTGGTGCCGACATCCGCGGTACAGCGCGGTCCGATCGGGACCTTCAGCTATGTGATCGGTGAGGGCGATGTCGTCTCGGCCAAGCCCGTGACGGTGACGCAGCAGAATGAACATGATGCGGTGATCGCGAGCGGCCTGTCGCCGAACGACCGGGTCGTCACCACGGGCTTTGCCAACCTGTCCGACGGCTCCAAAGTGGTCGTGGGCCGCGACGACCAGACCCCGTCGGCCGATCTCGCCCCACGCAAGCGCTCACGCGGACCGCAGGGCAATGACGGGCAGAAGGGCGGTCAGGCCAAGGACGGTCAGGCCAAGGACCAGCCGTCCAGGGAAGGCGCCAAGGAGTCGCAGGAGCGTCGCGCCAAGCGGATGAGCGGCGAGGGCGACCAGAAGGGCCAGACCGGGCCGGCGCAGGGGGCTGAATCATCGGGAGGTGGAGCGAAGCAGCCATGA
- a CDS encoding amino acid ABC transporter permease, whose product MSDIASSSFVRHDLVAERPAPVKTTGIIGLVRTRLFNSPTNILLTIVGALLLWFTIVPSVKFLMVDAVWAGKDRTACLTENAGFAVGACWPYIQAKLPQLIYGFYPEAERWRVNLALILAVILLFPLLVPRLPAKGLNAGLFFFAFPVIAFFLLHGGGIAGFGLSWAAGLLQLFDDSITGAGQALLGLSKSSAVAPLLWVIGHLVVLAGTAIHWLIFPLTWLRDQIQETGQSVWVDFAITTAVVSLIGFFLGGGMRTGWRALASSIATFIGIAAVIKLMGLDHGGLPIVQTNLWGGLLVTLVVSVTGIVTSLPIGIALALGRRSTIPLIRIFSITFIEFWRGVPLITVLFFATYMLPLFLPGNFTVDGLVRALIGIALFTGAYQAENVRGGLAAIPRGQGEAAAALGLSWWKTTSLIVLPQALRHVIPNLVNSFISLFKDTSLVSIVALFDLLGSLRASFSDPKWSTPSTAFTGFAFTGIIYFIFCFGMSRYSLFVEHRLNAHRRN is encoded by the coding sequence ATGAGTGATATCGCCTCGTCCTCCTTCGTCCGTCACGACTTGGTCGCCGAGCGTCCCGCGCCGGTGAAGACCACTGGCATCATCGGTCTGGTACGCACCCGCCTGTTCAATTCGCCGACCAACATTCTGCTCACGATCGTGGGCGCCTTGCTGCTCTGGTTCACCATCGTTCCGTCCGTCAAGTTCCTGATGGTTGACGCAGTCTGGGCCGGCAAGGACCGGACGGCCTGCCTGACCGAGAATGCCGGATTTGCGGTCGGAGCCTGCTGGCCCTACATTCAGGCGAAGCTCCCGCAACTGATCTACGGCTTCTATCCCGAGGCCGAGCGCTGGCGGGTCAACCTCGCGCTCATCCTGGCGGTGATCCTGCTATTTCCGCTGCTCGTTCCGCGCTTGCCGGCCAAGGGGCTGAACGCCGGCCTGTTCTTCTTCGCCTTTCCGGTGATCGCATTCTTCCTGCTGCATGGCGGCGGCATTGCCGGTTTCGGTCTCAGTTGGGCAGCCGGCCTGCTGCAATTGTTCGACGACAGCATCACGGGCGCCGGACAAGCCCTGCTCGGTCTCTCCAAGAGCTCCGCCGTCGCACCGCTGCTGTGGGTTATCGGCCACCTCGTCGTGTTGGCTGGCACCGCGATCCATTGGTTGATCTTCCCACTGACCTGGCTTCGCGATCAGATCCAGGAGACGGGCCAGTCGGTATGGGTCGATTTCGCCATCACCACCGCGGTCGTCTCTCTGATCGGCTTCTTCCTGGGCGGTGGAATGCGCACCGGCTGGCGCGCTCTGGCGTCGAGCATCGCTACCTTCATCGGCATTGCCGCGGTGATCAAGCTGATGGGACTCGACCACGGCGGACTGCCAATCGTGCAGACGAATTTGTGGGGCGGTCTCCTGGTGACGCTGGTGGTCTCCGTGACCGGCATCGTCACCTCGTTGCCGATCGGCATCGCTCTGGCACTCGGCCGCCGCTCCACCATTCCGCTGATCCGAATATTTTCGATCACCTTCATCGAATTCTGGCGCGGTGTGCCGCTGATCACGGTGCTGTTCTTCGCCACCTACATGCTGCCCCTGTTCCTGCCGGGCAATTTCACGGTCGACGGCCTCGTGCGCGCGCTGATCGGCATTGCGCTGTTCACGGGCGCCTATCAGGCCGAGAACGTCCGTGGCGGGCTCGCCGCGATCCCGCGCGGGCAGGGGGAAGCCGCGGCTGCGTTGGGGCTGTCCTGGTGGAAGACGACCTCACTGATCGTGCTGCCGCAGGCCCTGCGCCACGTCATTCCGAATCTCGTCAACAGCTTCATCTCGCTGTTCAAGGATACCTCGCTGGTCTCTATCGTGGCGCTGTTCGACCTTTTGGGCTCGTTGCGGGCATCGTTCTCGGATCCGAAATGGTCCACGCCGTCGACCGCGTTCACTGGCTTTGCCTTCACCGGAATTATCTATTTCATCTTCTGCTTTGGAATGTCACGCTACTCGCTCTTCGTCGAGCACCGTCTCAACGCCCACCGCCGCAACTGA